In one Parageobacillus genomosp. 1 genomic region, the following are encoded:
- a CDS encoding 3D domain-containing protein translates to MIILKNIIRRITMALLFIIALLTTFQSISGVEAKTVFSKFSDTSSSYRTGYHFFDRWDHGQYVAIDQQWKRYEKRRNPKISSEQIVNQSLRLEEAVDWSKYPSVEVVATGYTAGVESTGKTPDHPEYGITYSGVRVKRDLYSTIAADLDIFPIGTILFIPGYGYGVVADKGGAIKGHRIDLYYDTVEDVYKYWGKKKVQVYVVKKGDGTLSEEELKRLNEDKTMQVFRQQYLQSKS, encoded by the coding sequence ATGATTATTCTAAAGAATATAATAAGAAGAATCACAATGGCATTATTGTTCATCATAGCGTTGCTAACTACCTTTCAATCGATTTCAGGAGTGGAAGCTAAAACAGTTTTCAGCAAATTTTCCGACACTTCATCATCATATCGAACAGGCTACCACTTTTTCGACAGATGGGATCATGGACAGTATGTTGCGATAGATCAACAGTGGAAGCGTTACGAGAAACGGAGAAATCCGAAAATTTCGTCTGAACAGATCGTGAATCAGTCGCTTCGTCTAGAAGAAGCTGTTGATTGGTCGAAGTATCCGTCCGTGGAGGTAGTCGCGACGGGATATACAGCGGGAGTAGAGTCAACAGGGAAAACTCCAGATCATCCGGAATATGGGATTACCTATTCCGGCGTACGGGTAAAGCGGGATTTATATTCGACGATTGCCGCCGATTTAGATATATTTCCAATCGGCACGATTCTGTTCATTCCAGGGTATGGGTATGGAGTCGTCGCGGACAAAGGTGGGGCGATTAAAGGTCATCGCATTGACTTATATTATGATACAGTAGAGGATGTATACAAATATTGGGGGAAAAAGAAAGTGCAAGTGTATGTCGTCAAAAAAGGCGATGGAACGCTTTCGGAAGAAGAGTTAAAACGGCTGAATGAAGATAAAACGATGCAAGTGTTCCGACAGCAATATTTGCAATCGAAAAGCTAA
- a CDS encoding YuiB family protein, with amino-acid sequence MQMSLPVVLISMLLFFVLFFGIGFLLNMLLRMTWIMAILCPVVFIFIIDDVPWTRYFSNPAASFSALKHKILSLALADILILSSGFIGALCAGFAIRTLRAKGYQMF; translated from the coding sequence ATGCAAATGAGTCTGCCGGTTGTCCTAATTTCCATGCTTTTATTTTTTGTATTATTTTTCGGCATTGGCTTTTTGCTGAATATGTTATTGCGCATGACTTGGATTATGGCGATTTTATGCCCGGTTGTATTTATATTTATTATTGATGATGTTCCATGGACGCGTTATTTTTCAAATCCAGCGGCTTCATTCTCTGCGCTAAAACATAAAATATTGTCGCTCGCTCTGGCGGATATTTTAATTTTAAGCAGCGGATTTATCGGCGCGCTTTGCGCGGGATTTGCCATCCGCACATTACGGGCAAAGGGATATCAAATGTTTTAA
- a CDS encoding YuiA family protein gives MKHTEQTACPYCDGHGYVQLLLGGSEICYACLGTGSKQEKQAASKN, from the coding sequence ATGAAACATACAGAACAAACAGCATGCCCGTATTGCGACGGGCACGGATATGTTCAACTGCTATTAGGAGGCTCGGAAATTTGCTACGCTTGTTTAGGAACAGGATCCAAGCAAGAAAAACAGGCTGCTTCTAAAAATTGA
- a CDS encoding NUDIX domain-containing protein codes for MGEKRGNVWIAAAGLVVNEADEWLVVKKKYGGLKGKWSLPAGFVQQGEMLDEAAVREIKEETGIDAEVIGFLGMRTGVIRDEVSDNMAIFLLRPCSHTITVQTNELFAAAFLSKQSLREDPHTSGLLRYLLELEPFSSFPPHDGLNPGTPFGYTKYRLYFKNYKY; via the coding sequence ATGGGAGAGAAACGTGGCAACGTATGGATTGCAGCCGCGGGATTGGTTGTCAATGAAGCGGATGAATGGCTGGTAGTCAAGAAAAAATATGGAGGATTGAAGGGGAAATGGTCGCTGCCGGCAGGGTTCGTGCAGCAAGGGGAAATGCTCGATGAGGCGGCCGTTCGCGAAATCAAGGAAGAAACAGGGATTGATGCGGAAGTCATCGGTTTTCTCGGGATGCGGACCGGCGTCATCCGTGATGAAGTGAGTGACAATATGGCGATCTTTTTGCTTCGTCCTTGTTCGCATACCATTACGGTGCAAACAAACGAGTTATTCGCCGCTGCCTTTTTAAGCAAACAAAGCTTGCGCGAAGATCCGCATACCTCTGGGCTGTTGCGTTATTTATTAGAGCTGGAGCCGTTTTCTTCTTTTCCACCTCATGACGGCTTAAACCCAGGGACACCATTTGGATATACGAAATATCGTCTATATTTTAAAAATTATAAATATTGA